A single window of Callithrix jacchus isolate 240 chromosome 6, calJac240_pri, whole genome shotgun sequence DNA harbors:
- the CFAP161 gene encoding cilia- and flagella-associated protein 161 isoform X2 — protein sequence MKDFLEKRDKGKLLIQRSRRLKKNLLRPMQLSITEDGYIHYGDKVMLVNPDDPDVEADMFLGGDLSLCMTPDEIQCHLRDELEVPCGLSAVQAKTPMGRNIFIILSIHRDATGQVLRYGQDFSLGITGGFENKMLYLSSDHRTLLKSSKRSLLQEVYLTDEVSHMNCWQAAFPDPQLRLEYEGFPVPANAKILINHCHTNRGLAVHRHLFLSTYFGKEAEVVAHTHLDSHRVEKPSNHWMLVTGNPRDASSTMLDLPKPPAEDTRAVEQAMGLDTQ from the exons ATGCAGCTTTCCATAACTGAAGATGGTTATATTCATTATGGTGACAAAGTGATGCTTGTGAATCCTGATGATCCTGATGTAGAAGCTGATATGTTTCTGGGTGGGGACCTGAGCCTGTGTATGACTCCAGATGAAATTCAGTGCCATCTGAGGGATGAGTTAGAGGTGCCCTGTGGCCTGAGTGCCGTTCAAGCCAAGACTCCAATGGGtagaaacatttttatcattttgag CATACACAGAGATGCCACTGGTCAAGTCCTCAGATATGGGCAGGACTTTAGCCTGGGGATAACAGGAggatttgaaaacaaaatg TTGTATTTATCAAGTGACCACAGGACCCTCCTGAAATCGTCTAAGAGGTCTTTGCTCCAGGAAGTGTACCTAACAGATGAGGTCTCTCACATGAATTGCTGGCAGGCTGCCTTCCCTGACCCCCAGCTACGCCTGGAATATGAAGGCTTCCCCGTCCCG GCCAATGCTAAAATTCTCATCAATCACTGTCACACAAATCGGGGACTGGCAGTCCACCGGCATCTTTTCTTAAG CACCTACTTTGgaaaggaggctgaggttgtagctCACACGCACCTGGATTCACACAGAGTTGAAAAACCAAGTAACCACTGGATGTTGGTTACTGGGAATCCCAGGGATGCCTCGTCCACCATGTTGGATCTGCCCAAACCGCCAGCAGAGGACACTCGAGCCGTGGAGCAGGCCATGGGCCTTGACACGCAGTAA
- the CFAP161 gene encoding cilia- and flagella-associated protein 161 isoform X3: MAQNRYGPGVRMGNWNEDAYLEEMQLSITEDGYIHYGDKVMLVNPDDPDVEADMFLGGDLSLCMTPDEIQCHLRDELEVPCGLSAVQAKTPMGRNIFIILSIHRDATGQVLRYGQDFSLGITGGFENKMLYLSSDHRTLLKSSKRSLLQEVYLTDEVSHMNCWQAAFPDPQLRLEYEGFPVPANAKILINHCHTNRGLAVHRHLFLSTYFGKEAEVVAHTHLDSHRVEKPSNHWMLVTGNPRDASSTMLDLPKPPAEDTRAVEQAMGLDTQ; the protein is encoded by the exons ATGCAGCTTTCCATAACTGAAGATGGTTATATTCATTATGGTGACAAAGTGATGCTTGTGAATCCTGATGATCCTGATGTAGAAGCTGATATGTTTCTGGGTGGGGACCTGAGCCTGTGTATGACTCCAGATGAAATTCAGTGCCATCTGAGGGATGAGTTAGAGGTGCCCTGTGGCCTGAGTGCCGTTCAAGCCAAGACTCCAATGGGtagaaacatttttatcattttgag CATACACAGAGATGCCACTGGTCAAGTCCTCAGATATGGGCAGGACTTTAGCCTGGGGATAACAGGAggatttgaaaacaaaatg TTGTATTTATCAAGTGACCACAGGACCCTCCTGAAATCGTCTAAGAGGTCTTTGCTCCAGGAAGTGTACCTAACAGATGAGGTCTCTCACATGAATTGCTGGCAGGCTGCCTTCCCTGACCCCCAGCTACGCCTGGAATATGAAGGCTTCCCCGTCCCG GCCAATGCTAAAATTCTCATCAATCACTGTCACACAAATCGGGGACTGGCAGTCCACCGGCATCTTTTCTTAAG CACCTACTTTGgaaaggaggctgaggttgtagctCACACGCACCTGGATTCACACAGAGTTGAAAAACCAAGTAACCACTGGATGTTGGTTACTGGGAATCCCAGGGATGCCTCGTCCACCATGTTGGATCTGCCCAAACCGCCAGCAGAGGACACTCGAGCCGTGGAGCAGGCCATGGGCCTTGACACGCAGTAA